A single genomic interval of Pyrobaculum arsenaticum DSM 13514 harbors:
- a CDS encoding ATP-binding protein: MDVVDRLNPWWFSPSWEDEDKHLRQWQVERVRWVPGWIWELGLDPPALNFVYGPRQTGKTTGLKLLVRELLRRAGPDSVAYLDLDIVLSPAELRRAFEYVVGRAARRGVKRLYLLLDEVTSVRGWWRVLKYYVDSGVLDRAVVVATGSSTVGLLKTPERFPGRRGLGRDVVVLPLDFPAYVEVHGVDPREPAAVAQLFEEYVETGGFPKAINRHPDAIDAVRDAVVSEAYRHGRSPQLLKTS, translated from the coding sequence ATGGACGTGGTGGACCGGTTGAATCCCTGGTGGTTTTCGCCCAGCTGGGAGGACGAGGATAAGCACTTGAGGCAGTGGCAGGTGGAGAGAGTGAGGTGGGTGCCCGGGTGGATATGGGAGCTAGGCCTTGACCCTCCTGCCTTGAATTTCGTCTACGGCCCTAGGCAGACCGGCAAGACCACTGGGCTTAAGCTGTTAGTGAGGGAGTTGCTGAGGAGGGCTGGGCCTGACTCGGTGGCGTATCTGGACCTGGACATTGTGCTGTCGCCGGCTGAGCTGAGGCGCGCTTTTGAGTACGTGGTGGGGAGGGCGGCTAGACGTGGCGTCAAGAGGCTTTATCTCTTGCTCGACGAGGTGACTTCGGTTAGGGGGTGGTGGAGGGTGTTGAAGTACTACGTCGACTCCGGCGTGTTGGACAGGGCAGTGGTGGTGGCCACGGGCTCCTCCACGGTTGGGCTTTTGAAGACTCCGGAGCGCTTCCCCGGGAGGCGGGGGCTGGGCAGAGACGTGGTGGTCCTCCCCCTGGACTTCCCGGCGTATGTGGAGGTACACGGCGTAGACCCAAGGGAGCCGGCCGCCGTGGCGCAGCTCTTCGAGGAGTACGTGGAGACCGGCGGCTTCCCTAAGGCGATAAACAGACACCCCGACGCCATAGACGCGGTCAGAGACGCGGTGGTTTCCGAGGCGTATAGACACGGGAGGAGCCCCCAGCTCCTCAAGACATCCTAG
- a CDS encoding DUF4143 domain-containing protein, with translation MSYHAVAQEVGVSHNTVREYVEFLADIYAVGVAHLISGGKPQTRREKKIFFRDPLLYRAAALWTSRRVDEAAVLEQVVQEHLLRKYGEVYYYRNKTEIDVVAGPYKIEVKSARPRRGYPRDVAVLRREDIPKFLLQLRGAS, from the coding sequence ATGTCCTACCACGCGGTGGCTCAGGAGGTGGGGGTCTCCCACAACACCGTGAGGGAGTACGTGGAGTTCCTCGCCGACATATACGCAGTGGGGGTGGCGCACCTCATCTCCGGCGGGAAGCCGCAGACGAGGAGGGAGAAGAAGATCTTCTTCAGAGACCCCCTCCTATACCGCGCCGCGGCTCTTTGGACTTCGCGGAGGGTCGACGAGGCGGCGGTGCTGGAGCAGGTGGTGCAGGAACACCTGCTCAGAAAGTACGGGGAGGTGTACTACTACAGAAACAAGACGGAGATAGACGTGGTGGCGGGGCCCTACAAGATAGAGGTGAAAAGCGCGAGGCCCAGGAGGGGCTACCCAAGAGACGTGGCGGTGCTAAGGCGTGAAGATATCCCCAAGTTCCTGCTACAGCTACGGGGTGCGTCGTAA
- a CDS encoding phosphoribosylanthranilate isomerase gives MPLVKICGVANVEDAAALDGLVEYIGFILEPSSPRSVKPEGLGALRDAVKKSRPVLVTASLPPKTAVDIAAENDIPVVQHHSLLAPEDFDYANSRGVAVAPVATYRPGTELRPLVERLLKTPHEYVLVDADKKSQERYEGGLKIPLALLAEVAPLGKVALAGGITPENAPLVAKLNPYMIDVASGVEASPGVKDMAKVRALLKAVGRL, from the coding sequence GTGCCCCTCGTCAAGATATGTGGAGTTGCTAATGTGGAAGACGCCGCGGCCCTTGACGGCTTAGTGGAGTACATCGGCTTCATATTAGAGCCGTCGAGCCCCAGATCTGTTAAGCCAGAGGGGCTGGGGGCGTTGCGAGATGCCGTGAAGAAGAGCAGACCCGTCCTCGTGACGGCGTCTTTGCCGCCAAAAACAGCCGTGGATATAGCCGCCGAGAACGACATCCCCGTGGTACAACACCACTCACTACTCGCGCCTGAGGACTTCGACTACGCCAACTCCCGCGGAGTGGCGGTGGCCCCCGTGGCTACCTACAGACCCGGCACAGAGCTACGGCCGCTGGTCGAGAGGCTTTTGAAAACCCCCCACGAGTACGTGCTGGTAGACGCCGACAAGAAGAGCCAGGAGAGGTACGAGGGCGGGTTGAAAATCCCCCTGGCCCTCTTGGCGGAGGTGGCGCCTCTCGGAAAGGTGGCGCTGGCCGGCGGCATCACGCCGGAGAACGCCCCGCTGGTCGCCAAGCTCAACCCCTACATGATAGACGTCGCCAGCGGCGTGGAGGCGAGCCCCGGCGTTAAAGACATGGCCAAGGTCAGAGCACTGCTAAAAGCCGTGGGGAGGCTCTAG
- a CDS encoding CoA transferase — MAVVLEIAQLYPGPLAGRLLREWGFRVVKVEPPGGDPLRRLSPTLYQWLNEGKEVVYLDLRLAEDRGRVLDLAKAARAVLTSFRRGTAERLGISYEAVKEVNSDVFYVALVGYREGDLPGHDINFAGLAGLIADKPTIPQCVDVASGLMAAFAVAAAVASGRRGYVEIPMENVAYMLNLLNFAALRDLGALPLDGRYPFYNVYKCASGLVALGAVEEKFWRRFCDVIGREDLKERMYDPTAVDEVRREVERRGCGELISAAERLEVPLSPVRDIVEASGRLPPLGELFGGRTQAGQRIKAHSPYEIVSRSDKELVEALNRQLNYELRNAYLYLSMAAYFDGLSLGGFAHFFKVQANEELKHALRFYNHLVERGWKVELYDIPKPKSGWGSVLEAVEDFYNAEVENTKRIWELVDLAKAKGDKATESFLKWFVDEQVEEEKLAAELLAKVKLAKDSPAALLTLDNLLAQRKE; from the coding sequence GTGGCAGTTGTTTTAGAAATTGCACAGCTCTACCCGGGCCCCCTCGCTGGGAGGTTGCTCAGGGAGTGGGGGTTCAGGGTGGTAAAGGTGGAGCCGCCCGGCGGCGACCCCTTAAGGAGACTGAGCCCCACGCTTTACCAGTGGCTCAACGAGGGGAAGGAAGTGGTATATCTCGACCTCCGCCTAGCTGAGGATCGAGGCAGAGTTCTGGACTTGGCCAAGGCGGCTAGGGCTGTGTTGACGAGTTTTAGGAGGGGCACGGCGGAGCGGCTGGGGATCTCCTATGAGGCGGTGAAAGAAGTCAACTCCGACGTCTTCTACGTAGCCTTGGTGGGGTATAGGGAGGGGGATCTTCCCGGCCACGACATAAACTTCGCTGGGTTGGCCGGCCTAATCGCTGATAAGCCCACGATCCCGCAGTGCGTCGACGTGGCGAGCGGGCTCATGGCCGCCTTCGCCGTCGCGGCGGCTGTGGCCTCGGGGCGCCGCGGCTATGTGGAGATACCCATGGAGAACGTGGCGTATATGCTCAACCTGCTCAACTTCGCCGCGTTGAGAGATCTTGGGGCTCTCCCCCTAGACGGTAGATACCCCTTCTACAACGTCTATAAATGCGCCAGCGGGTTGGTGGCGCTGGGGGCGGTGGAGGAGAAGTTCTGGAGGAGGTTCTGCGATGTCATTGGCAGGGAGGATCTAAAGGAGCGGATGTACGACCCCACGGCTGTGGATGAGGTGAGGAGAGAGGTGGAGCGGAGGGGTTGCGGGGAGCTAATCTCGGCGGCTGAAAGACTTGAAGTTCCGCTGTCTCCTGTCCGCGACATTGTTGAGGCATCTGGGCGTCTGCCTCCGCTTGGCGAGCTTTTTGGCGGGAGGACACAAGCGGGGCAACGTATAAAAGCCCATTCCCCTTATGAGATAGTGTCGAGGAGCGATAAGGAACTTGTCGAGGCTCTCAACAGGCAGTTGAACTACGAGCTTCGAAATGCCTACCTCTATCTCTCCATGGCGGCGTATTTCGACGGGCTGAGCCTAGGAGGGTTTGCGCACTTCTTCAAAGTACAAGCTAATGAAGAGCTTAAACACGCCCTGAGGTTTTACAACCACCTCGTGGAGAGGGGGTGGAAAGTAGAGCTGTACGACATCCCCAAGCCCAAGTCTGGCTGGGGTAGCGTGTTGGAAGCAGTGGAGGATTTCTACAACGCAGAGGTCGAGAACACCAAGAGGATTTGGGAGCTGGTGGATTTGGCCAAGGCAAAGGGGGACAAAGCCACGGAGTCTTTTCTCAAGTGGTTCGTTGACGAGCAGGTAGAGGAGGAGAAGTTGGCGGCTGAGCTTTTGGCTAAGGTGAAGCTGGCAAAGGACTCGCCGGCGGCTCTCCTCACGTTGGACAACCTCTTAGCACAGAGAAAAGAATAG
- a CDS encoding TrpB-like pyridoxal phosphate-dependent enzyme has translation MVDRWYNIAADLPAVLAPPKDPDEGESRIGLLTRILPSALIDQEFSAERWITVPEEVRDAYRRVGRPTPLLRAEGLERALGTGVRIYYKYEGVLPVGSHKLNTALAQAYYAKADGAVEVATETGAGQWGMAVSLAAALFGLKAVVFMTRSSYNSKRQRLTFMRTYGATVYPSPSEVTEAGRRHYRPDHPGSLGIAISEAVEYVLSGEKRHYLPGSVLEFVLMHQTVIGLEAVRQLPEEPDAAVACVGGGSNFAGFTYPMIGMKLRGEGFDKTRFVAVEAEAAPKLTKGEYKYDFPDAVGILPMIKMYTLGHDYVPPPVHAAGLRYHGAAPSLSLLRKLGIVEPLSYPQEEVMKAAVLFARTEGIVPAPESAHAIRAVLDLAKKLPRGSVIAFNLSGHGLLDSDAYEKFL, from the coding sequence GTGGTAGACAGGTGGTACAACATCGCCGCTGACCTCCCCGCTGTCTTGGCTCCTCCCAAAGACCCAGACGAGGGCGAGAGTAGAATCGGCCTGCTTACGAGAATACTCCCATCCGCGCTTATAGACCAAGAATTTTCTGCAGAGCGCTGGATTACTGTTCCAGAAGAGGTTAGAGACGCGTACCGGCGTGTTGGTAGGCCGACGCCCCTCCTCCGCGCCGAGGGGCTGGAGAGGGCTCTGGGCACGGGGGTGAGGATATACTACAAGTACGAGGGGGTGCTCCCAGTGGGTAGCCACAAGCTCAACACTGCCCTGGCACAGGCCTACTACGCCAAGGCCGACGGCGCGGTGGAAGTGGCCACCGAGACGGGGGCGGGGCAGTGGGGCATGGCTGTCTCCCTCGCGGCTGCTCTCTTCGGCCTAAAGGCAGTGGTGTTTATGACCCGCTCCTCCTACAACTCAAAGAGGCAGAGGCTGACCTTTATGAGGACTTACGGCGCGACGGTGTACCCCAGCCCCAGCGAAGTGACGGAGGCGGGGAGGAGGCATTACCGGCCGGACCACCCAGGCTCGCTGGGGATCGCAATATCGGAGGCAGTGGAGTACGTCCTATCCGGCGAGAAGAGGCACTACCTTCCGGGCAGCGTCTTGGAGTTCGTGCTCATGCACCAGACCGTCATAGGACTAGAGGCGGTTAGGCAACTGCCGGAGGAGCCGGACGCCGCCGTGGCCTGCGTTGGCGGGGGGTCGAACTTCGCCGGCTTTACCTACCCCATGATCGGGATGAAGCTGAGGGGCGAGGGCTTCGACAAGACGAGGTTCGTCGCAGTTGAGGCGGAAGCCGCCCCCAAGCTCACAAAGGGGGAGTACAAATACGACTTCCCAGACGCCGTGGGGATACTCCCCATGATCAAGATGTACACCTTAGGCCACGACTACGTCCCGCCGCCCGTCCACGCGGCCGGCCTCCGGTACCACGGCGCCGCGCCGTCCCTCTCCTTGCTTCGGAAATTGGGGATAGTGGAGCCGCTCTCCTACCCCCAGGAGGAGGTCATGAAAGCCGCAGTGCTCTTCGCGAGGACGGAGGGCATTGTACCGGCGCCGGAGTCGGCCCACGCGATAAGGGCAGTGCTAGACCTCGCAAAAAAGCTCCCGCGCGGCTCGGTAATAGCGTTCAACCTCTCCGGCCACGGCCTCCTCGACTCCGACGCCTACGAGAAGTTCCTGTAA
- the trpD gene encoding anthranilate phosphoribosyltransferase, producing the protein MDLKALLRKLGNGLRLTADEAYLLGRGILSGSLCDVEVAASLTAMRVRGESPEEVAGFVKMAREFAVRVPLRIEAVDTAGTGGDGAGTINLSTAAAIVAAAAGAKVLKHGNRSASGLFGSADFMEAVGYNLEVGPEKAAELVEKVGFAFVFAPRYHPAFAKVAPVRRALPFRTIFNIVGPLANPGLVKRQLIGVAEERLLEVVAAAAAELGFEHAVVVHGSGVDEVSSEGATTVYEVKRGSLERYQIAPEDLGAPRVPIPRASDKEEAVAKALAGLRGELREASVAIALNAAFALYVAGVVGDPRDGFELAMRAIQEGVAYRKLVEAVEASRT; encoded by the coding sequence GTGGATCTAAAAGCCCTATTGAGAAAGCTCGGCAACGGCCTTAGGCTTACGGCCGACGAGGCTTACCTCCTCGGGAGGGGGATCCTCTCAGGTTCCCTTTGCGACGTCGAGGTGGCGGCTTCCCTCACTGCTATGAGGGTGCGGGGTGAATCGCCGGAGGAGGTGGCTGGGTTTGTGAAGATGGCTAGGGAGTTCGCGGTTAGGGTGCCCCTCCGCATAGAGGCGGTGGACACGGCGGGGACTGGCGGGGACGGCGCCGGTACCATAAACCTCTCGACGGCAGCGGCCATCGTCGCCGCGGCGGCTGGGGCTAAGGTGTTGAAGCACGGGAATAGGTCAGCCTCAGGCCTCTTCGGCAGCGCCGACTTTATGGAGGCGGTTGGCTACAACTTAGAAGTAGGGCCTGAGAAGGCGGCTGAGCTTGTGGAAAAGGTGGGCTTCGCCTTCGTCTTCGCGCCTAGATACCACCCGGCCTTCGCCAAAGTGGCGCCTGTGCGCCGCGCCCTGCCGTTCCGAACTATTTTCAACATCGTCGGCCCCTTGGCCAACCCGGGGCTGGTGAAGAGGCAACTCATCGGCGTTGCTGAAGAGAGGCTTCTCGAAGTTGTGGCGGCCGCCGCGGCTGAGCTGGGTTTTGAACACGCAGTGGTTGTCCACGGCTCTGGAGTAGACGAGGTGTCCAGTGAGGGGGCGACGACGGTGTACGAGGTGAAGAGGGGGTCGTTGGAGAGGTACCAAATAGCGCCGGAGGATTTAGGCGCCCCCCGCGTCCCCATACCGCGTGCCTCTGACAAAGAAGAGGCGGTGGCTAAGGCCTTGGCTGGGCTTCGGGGAGAGCTGAGGGAGGCCTCCGTGGCCATTGCCCTAAACGCCGCCTTTGCCCTCTACGTAGCAGGAGTGGTTGGAGATCCGAGAGATGGCTTTGAGCTTGCCATGAGGGCGATACAAGAGGGGGTAGCGTATCGGAAGCTGGTAGAGGCGGTGGAGGCATCTCGGACATGA
- a CDS encoding chorismate-binding protein, giving the protein MRKIPLSKLPEPRALAKSLYARGEDFVALLESGVGYAERSRFTLVAWGVEEEYVSWGADVYQIVDSAYKRLRRGPTPFGGEVAIGAVAYDAVAYLEPVLLRYGKLDKSSPVAFFVKPRGWALYDKLLGRAYVYGELPNGGAASLESPMVRGPIAETDASSFKRWVAEAKRRIEEGEIFQVVLSRHVDFAVSGDVFALYASLASVNPSPYMFFVKWRDFQLLGTSPELLVKIQGDRAETHPIAGTRPRGAAEDEDLALEEEMLADEKERAEHYMLVDLARNDLGRVCRPGTVKVDELFAVEKYSRVQHIVSRVSCVLEKKYTPADALFATHPAGTVSGAPKVRAMEIIAELEDEPRGYYAGSLGFLSPALSEFAIVIRTAIVKGGVLRIQAGAGVVYDSTPEREFRETEAKLKALREALGLWT; this is encoded by the coding sequence ATGAGGAAGATCCCCCTCTCCAAGCTACCGGAGCCCAGGGCCTTGGCGAAGTCCTTATATGCCCGAGGCGAGGACTTCGTGGCGTTGCTGGAGTCGGGTGTGGGATACGCCGAGCGTAGCCGCTTCACCCTAGTGGCTTGGGGGGTGGAGGAGGAGTACGTGTCGTGGGGGGCCGACGTCTACCAAATTGTGGACAGCGCCTACAAGAGATTGAGGAGGGGCCCCACCCCATTCGGCGGCGAGGTGGCCATAGGCGCTGTTGCCTACGACGCGGTTGCCTACCTTGAGCCTGTGTTGCTTAGGTATGGCAAGTTGGATAAGTCGTCTCCTGTCGCCTTCTTCGTAAAGCCCAGGGGCTGGGCGCTGTACGACAAGTTGCTGGGCCGGGCTTACGTCTACGGGGAGTTGCCAAACGGCGGGGCCGCGTCGCTGGAGTCGCCGATGGTGAGGGGGCCAATCGCCGAGACCGACGCCTCTTCGTTTAAGAGGTGGGTGGCTGAGGCGAAGAGGAGGATAGAGGAGGGGGAGATCTTCCAGGTGGTGCTGTCGCGCCACGTGGACTTCGCCGTGTCTGGAGACGTGTTTGCCCTATACGCCTCGCTGGCGTCTGTCAACCCGTCGCCGTATATGTTCTTCGTCAAGTGGAGGGACTTCCAACTGCTGGGAACCTCGCCTGAGTTGCTGGTAAAGATCCAGGGGGACAGGGCGGAGACGCACCCAATTGCCGGAACTAGGCCGAGGGGGGCCGCCGAGGATGAGGACTTGGCGCTGGAGGAGGAGATGCTCGCAGACGAGAAGGAGCGGGCGGAGCACTACATGCTTGTTGACCTGGCTCGCAACGACTTGGGCAGAGTCTGCCGGCCGGGGACTGTGAAGGTGGATGAGCTGTTCGCTGTGGAGAAGTACAGCAGGGTGCAACACATCGTGTCGAGGGTCTCGTGCGTCTTGGAGAAGAAGTACACGCCAGCAGACGCCCTCTTCGCCACGCACCCCGCCGGCACTGTGTCGGGGGCGCCGAAGGTGAGGGCCATGGAGATAATCGCCGAGCTGGAGGACGAGCCGAGGGGTTACTACGCCGGCTCGCTGGGGTTCCTCTCCCCGGCACTGTCCGAGTTCGCCATAGTCATTAGGACAGCCATCGTGAAGGGGGGAGTGCTGAGGATACAGGCGGGGGCGGGGGTGGTATATGACTCCACGCCGGAGAGGGAGTTTAGGGAAACCGAGGCTAAGCTTAAAGCCCTTAGAGAGGCGCTGGGGCTATGGACCTGA
- a CDS encoding aminodeoxychorismate/anthranilate synthase component II: protein MDLTLIVDNYDSFVYNIAHYVAEAGSRPVVLRNDEVTVKLVERLRPDRIIISPGPGHPENPRDVGASPDIVREFSGRVPILGVCMGHQIIGVVFGAKVRRARTIKHGKVSDVRHSGGVLYAGVPEVFKAMRYHSLVIDEPPQVLKVEAVSLDDGEIMGVRHVEHPTFGVQFHPESIGTPHGLRIIKNFVDLA, encoded by the coding sequence ATGGACCTGACGCTGATAGTAGACAACTACGACTCCTTCGTGTACAACATCGCCCACTACGTGGCGGAGGCGGGCAGCCGGCCCGTTGTGCTTAGGAACGACGAGGTGACGGTGAAGCTGGTGGAGAGGCTGAGACCCGACCGGATCATCATATCGCCTGGGCCTGGCCACCCGGAGAACCCGAGGGACGTCGGGGCGTCGCCCGACATCGTGAGGGAGTTCTCGGGCCGGGTCCCCATCCTGGGCGTCTGCATGGGCCACCAAATAATTGGCGTAGTCTTCGGCGCAAAGGTGAGAAGGGCGCGGACGATAAAACACGGCAAGGTCAGCGACGTGAGGCACAGCGGCGGCGTCCTCTACGCGGGGGTTCCCGAGGTCTTCAAGGCGATGAGGTACCACAGCTTGGTAATAGACGAGCCGCCTCAGGTGTTGAAGGTGGAGGCCGTCTCGCTAGATGACGGGGAGATAATGGGGGTTAGGCACGTGGAGCACCCCACATTCGGCGTCCAGTTCCACCCAGAGTCCATTGGCACGCCCCACGGACTCAGGATAATTAAAAACTTCGTCGACTTGGCGTAG
- the trpA gene encoding tryptophan synthase subunit alpha: MLRRPGLGVYLLAGWPSEKTYREAVAGMDGLVDFFELGIPSPNPKYDGPFIRRAHREVSAPVWDKPSAPTYLMGYWEDARGRPADLFERAASLGARGVLLPDLLIDFPEELDTYLKLTREYGLAPVFFLPSKFPYALAKRLAASKPDFIYIGLYAATGIELPVYVERNVKILRELAPDVYIVAGFAVDSPAKAAKLVRAGADGIVVGTAFMRRLQKDVREALAFLAEVKKALLDL; this comes from the coding sequence ATGCTCAGAAGGCCGGGCCTCGGGGTTTACTTGCTAGCCGGCTGGCCCAGCGAAAAGACGTACAGAGAGGCGGTGGCCGGGATGGACGGGTTGGTGGACTTCTTCGAGCTGGGGATCCCCAGCCCCAACCCGAAATACGACGGACCGTTTATAAGGAGAGCTCACAGAGAGGTGTCGGCGCCGGTGTGGGATAAGCCTAGCGCCCCCACCTACCTGATGGGGTATTGGGAAGATGCCCGCGGCCGGCCCGCAGACCTTTTTGAGAGGGCCGCCTCGCTGGGAGCGAGGGGGGTGCTACTGCCGGACTTGCTCATAGACTTCCCCGAGGAGCTCGATACCTACCTCAAGCTGACGCGGGAATACGGCCTCGCCCCCGTGTTCTTCCTCCCCAGCAAATTCCCCTACGCCTTGGCGAAGAGGTTGGCCGCCTCCAAGCCCGACTTCATATACATCGGCCTATACGCCGCCACGGGCATAGAGCTACCGGTATACGTGGAGCGCAACGTGAAGATCCTGAGGGAGCTAGCCCCCGACGTCTACATCGTGGCGGGATTCGCCGTGGACAGCCCAGCCAAGGCGGCGAAGCTGGTGAGGGCCGGCGCAGACGGCATAGTCGTGGGGACGGCCTTCATGCGCAGGTTGCAGAAGGACGTGAGGGAGGCATTGGCCTTCTTGGCAGAGGTTAAAAAAGCGCTTCTCGACCTCTGA
- a CDS encoding anion transporter, with translation MSPDAVLSLLLIALLVGGMLARPLYPKLPTWSLMSLAAFIAVFFGPLGVDDVPRVVNFEVLLFLIGMFSIVALAESSGLLDAFAYWFVSLLRSRLSIFVGSSLLFGLLSAIAVNDTVALMGPPLAAAVARAAGIEYRHMFLLLAFSLTIGSVMTPIGNPQNMLIAVESGMATPFITFLRHLAIPTLINLVATPLLLFKLFGIKNEKVRYVAVAREHIRNRRDAAVAAVVLLGTVAAILANDLAALSGHPHIKNIGFIPFVAASLLYFFATSPREVLAKVEWGTIIFFIAMFITMATIWHGGVLQPLTSALLPSYSGSALDLLAITALSIALSQVLSNVPFVSLFSTYLHELGVADPKAWVALAMASTIAGNLTLLGAASNIIILEVLETRFGATITFLQFLKYGALVTALNLAVYLPFLLLA, from the coding sequence ATGTCGCCAGACGCCGTCTTGTCCCTACTGCTAATCGCCCTCCTCGTCGGCGGCATGTTGGCCAGGCCGCTGTACCCCAAGCTACCCACGTGGTCTCTTATGTCCCTCGCCGCTTTTATAGCGGTGTTTTTTGGGCCCCTGGGCGTAGACGACGTGCCGCGGGTTGTAAACTTCGAGGTGCTGCTCTTCCTAATAGGCATGTTCTCCATAGTCGCCTTGGCCGAGTCAAGCGGGTTGTTGGACGCCTTCGCCTACTGGTTCGTCTCGCTACTCAGATCAAGGCTGTCCATATTCGTCGGGAGCTCGTTGCTCTTCGGCCTCCTCTCGGCCATAGCCGTAAACGACACAGTGGCCCTCATGGGCCCCCCACTCGCCGCCGCAGTGGCTAGAGCCGCAGGCATTGAGTACAGGCACATGTTCCTCCTCCTGGCCTTCTCGCTGACCATAGGCTCCGTGATGACGCCCATAGGCAACCCCCAGAACATGCTAATCGCAGTGGAGTCCGGCATGGCTACGCCGTTTATCACCTTCCTCCGCCACCTCGCCATCCCCACGCTGATAAACCTCGTGGCCACCCCCCTCCTCCTGTTTAAGCTATTCGGCATAAAGAACGAGAAAGTGCGCTACGTCGCTGTGGCGCGGGAGCACATAAGGAACAGACGCGACGCCGCGGTGGCCGCGGTGGTGTTGTTAGGCACCGTAGCCGCAATACTGGCCAACGACCTCGCCGCGCTCTCGGGGCACCCCCACATCAAGAACATCGGCTTCATCCCCTTCGTCGCCGCGTCTCTGCTCTACTTCTTCGCCACCTCGCCCAGGGAGGTTCTGGCCAAGGTCGAGTGGGGCACAATCATCTTCTTTATCGCGATGTTTATTACAATGGCTACTATCTGGCATGGCGGCGTGTTGCAGCCCCTCACCTCCGCCTTGCTCCCCAGCTACTCCGGCTCTGCCCTGGATCTTTTGGCCATCACGGCCTTGTCCATTGCGCTGAGCCAAGTTCTGAGCAACGTGCCTTTTGTGAGCTTGTTCTCCACGTATCTCCACGAGCTGGGAGTCGCAGACCCTAAGGCTTGGGTCGCCCTCGCCATGGCCTCCACAATTGCCGGCAATCTCACCCTCCTAGGCGCCGCCTCAAATATCATAATCCTGGAGGTGCTCGAAACCAGGTTCGGCGCCACCATAACTTTCCTCCAATTCTTGAAATACGGCGCCTTAGTAACCGCCCTAAACCTCGCCGTCTACCTACCGTTCCTCCTACTTGCATGA
- the tsaA gene encoding tRNA (N6-threonylcarbamoyladenosine(37)-N6)-methyltransferase TrmO: MSCFEPIGYVRHWYTDEEVKAKRAVDAVIEVLPQYEEGLRGIEEFSHVVVVAFLHKFRGRPLVVRPKRVAHAPEVGVFATDSPDRPNPIGITVVKLVKREGRTLYVEGVDLFNGTPVLDIKGFTPKRCPGGAVAPWWAD; this comes from the coding sequence ATGTCTTGCTTCGAGCCGATTGGATATGTTAGGCACTGGTACACCGACGAGGAGGTTAAGGCCAAGAGGGCCGTGGACGCGGTAATTGAGGTATTGCCGCAGTACGAGGAAGGCCTTAGGGGAATTGAAGAGTTTAGCCACGTCGTCGTAGTGGCTTTTCTGCACAAATTCCGCGGGCGCCCCCTTGTGGTGAGACCGAAGAGGGTTGCACACGCCCCTGAGGTCGGCGTGTTTGCCACAGATAGCCCAGACCGGCCGAACCCAATCGGCATTACCGTGGTGAAGCTGGTAAAGCGGGAGGGAAGGACGCTATACGTAGAGGGTGTCGACCTATTCAACGGCACGCCTGTCCTCGACATAAAGGGGTTTACCCCCAAGAGGTGCCCCGGCGGCGCAGTTGCACCGTGGTGGGCTGATTAA
- a CDS encoding 30S ribosomal protein S30e has translation MPSHGSLTKAGKVRNQTPKIPAKPKKNLTPRRRNLRNYKRKILYASSQASATEA, from the coding sequence ATGCCGTCACATGGATCGCTGACAAAGGCAGGCAAGGTAAGGAACCAGACACCGAAAATACCGGCTAAGCCCAAGAAGAATCTAACTCCAAGAAGGAGAAATCTAAGGAACTACAAGAGAAAGATCTTATACGCCTCTTCACAAGCCTCAGCAACAGAGGCATAG